In Humulus lupulus chromosome 6, drHumLupu1.1, whole genome shotgun sequence, a single genomic region encodes these proteins:
- the LOC133781926 gene encoding protein PELPK1-like, whose protein sequence is MAYKGLPNFVLPFMVLTYSFFISSTIVVEARQLLDSTSSFPKVPQLPKPELPKLPALPKFEIPKVPEAPKLPETPHELPKPEISKLPEVPKPKAPKLPETPHELPKPEIPKVPEMPKPEVPKFPVLPKVPELPKPELPKLHGPTHGNLPKAPEVSPQQLPKLEAPKVPELPKFVAPKVPELPKLEAPKLPILPHELSKHELPKLPELHHELPKPVLPTIPEIPKHNSIPTLSNPPETTKP, encoded by the coding sequence ATGGCTTATAAAGGGCTCCCAAACTTTGTGTTACCATTTATGGTTCTCACTTATTCTTTCTTTATCAGCAGCACAATAGTGGTTGAGGCCCGGCAGTTGCTAGACTCTACTTCAAGCTTTCCAAAGGTTCCTCAGCTTCCAAAACCTGAACTTCCTAAATTGCCTGCGCTGCCAAAGTTTGAAATTCCTAAGGTTCCTGAAGCCCCTAAATTGCCCGAGACACCTCATGAGTTGCCAAAGCCTGAAATTTCTAAGCTTCCTGAAGTGCCAAAACCCAAAGCCCCAAAGCTGCCTGAGACGCCTCATGAGCTTCCAAAGCCTGAAATTCCAAAGGTTCCTGAAATGCCAAAACCAGAAGTCCCAAAGTTTCCCGTACTCCCTAAAGTTCCTGAACTACCGAAGCCTGAACTTCCTAAGTTGCATGGACCGACTCATGGTAATCTACCTAAAGCACCTGAAGTATCTCCACAACAGTTGCCTAAGCTTGAAGCCCCTAAGGTACCTGAATTGCCAAAATTTGTAGCTCCTAAAGTGCCAGAATTGCCAAAACTCGAAGCTCCTAAGTTGCCTATATTGCCCCATGAACTATCTAAGCACGAGCTACCAAAATTACCTGAACTCCATCATGAGCTGCCTAAGCCCGTATTGCCAACCATTCCAGAAATCCCTAAACACAACTCCATTCCAACCCTCAGTAATCCACCTGAGACCACTAAGCCTTAA